The Candidatus Hydrogenedens sp. genome has a window encoding:
- the glgX gene encoding glycogen debranching protein GlgX, which translates to MRKVNPSEYIITPGRPYPFGAIVSNDGVRFTIFSRHAKRVWLALFENVDDTVPAWEFEYDPKRHRVGDVWSIFVRGVPVGSYYMYRMDGPYDPVSGHRFNPAIYLIDPYGKAFIGDVDKGNMKSVVVEEEMDWEPERPSHIPMENLVIYETHVRGFTVHSSSGVEYPGTYRGLIEKIPYLKDLGVNAVELLPVQEFGERRIGRCSLITGDELINYWGYSNIGFFAPTHCYAVTAQRFEHLSEFRRMVEALHRAGIEIILDVVFNHTSEGNELGPTLCFRGIDNSIYYLLDKDGRYLNYSGCGNTLNCDHPIVRDFILDCLRYWVAVMHIDGFRFDLASILGRDEKGDLLSDAPLIERIAEDPVLRHVKLIAEAWDASGAYQVGSFGGLRWAEWNGKYRDDVRRYWRNDPHMHPTFATRITGSSDLYQWGGRSPLHSINLITCHDGFTLHDLVTYSQKHNEANGDNNKDGLDENFSCNYGIEGETDDPEINKIRMRMKKNFIATLFISLGVPMLLGGDEFGRTQKGNNNAYCQDNEISWYNWQLLKKNYDLFRFCKGMIQFRRENPALRKVTFFDGIPKYGHQKWADITWYNAEGNPVNWEGDDSVFGFRIDSAINDGYSLFVIFNNTPYLRNFLITAEPWRLRVNTAELPPRDYFERHQAKIVSQRTLTVQPRSMIILEAYNKNKE; encoded by the coding sequence ATGCGTAAAGTTAATCCTTCTGAATATATTATAACGCCAGGTCGGCCATATCCTTTTGGGGCTATTGTTTCTAATGATGGTGTTCGTTTTACTATTTTTTCCCGTCATGCGAAACGGGTATGGCTTGCTCTTTTTGAGAATGTTGATGATACGGTGCCAGCATGGGAGTTTGAATATGACCCGAAAAGACATCGTGTTGGGGATGTCTGGTCTATTTTTGTTCGTGGTGTCCCTGTGGGCAGTTATTATATGTACCGTATGGATGGTCCGTACGACCCAGTGTCGGGGCATCGTTTTAATCCTGCTATTTATTTGATTGACCCGTATGGTAAAGCCTTTATTGGTGATGTAGATAAAGGGAATATGAAGAGTGTTGTCGTTGAGGAAGAGATGGATTGGGAGCCAGAACGACCTTCTCATATACCTATGGAAAATTTGGTTATTTATGAGACGCATGTACGTGGTTTTACAGTTCATTCATCTTCTGGGGTAGAGTATCCGGGTACATATCGGGGATTAATTGAAAAGATTCCTTATTTGAAGGACCTTGGTGTTAATGCTGTTGAACTTTTGCCAGTTCAGGAATTTGGGGAACGTCGAATTGGCAGGTGTAGTTTAATCACGGGTGATGAGTTAATTAATTATTGGGGGTATAGTAATATAGGTTTTTTTGCGCCTACTCATTGTTATGCGGTGACAGCTCAACGGTTTGAGCATCTTTCTGAGTTTAGGCGAATGGTAGAGGCATTACATCGTGCAGGAATTGAAATTATTCTTGATGTTGTATTTAATCATACTTCGGAAGGGAATGAATTGGGTCCAACGCTTTGTTTTAGGGGAATTGACAACAGTATTTATTATTTGTTAGATAAAGATGGTAGGTATCTAAATTATTCAGGCTGTGGTAACACATTAAATTGTGACCATCCTATTGTGAGGGATTTTATTTTGGATTGTTTACGTTATTGGGTTGCGGTGATGCATATAGATGGTTTTCGTTTTGACCTTGCTTCTATATTGGGTAGGGATGAGAAAGGCGATCTTTTATCAGATGCTCCGTTAATTGAGAGAATCGCTGAGGACCCAGTCTTGCGTCATGTGAAACTTATTGCGGAGGCATGGGATGCAAGTGGAGCATATCAGGTTGGTTCTTTCGGTGGTTTACGTTGGGCTGAATGGAATGGAAAATATCGGGATGATGTGCGACGGTATTGGCGAAATGACCCACATATGCATCCTACATTTGCTACGCGTATTACAGGTAGTTCTGACCTTTATCAGTGGGGTGGTCGTTCACCTTTGCATAGTATCAATTTAATTACATGCCATGATGGGTTCACACTTCATGACCTTGTAACTTACTCACAGAAGCATAATGAAGCCAATGGCGATAACAATAAAGATGGACTTGACGAGAACTTCAGTTGTAATTATGGAATTGAGGGTGAGACAGATGACCCAGAAATTAATAAAATACGGATGCGGATGAAGAAGAATTTTATTGCAACATTATTCATTTCACTTGGTGTGCCAATGTTATTAGGTGGAGATGAATTTGGTAGAACACAAAAAGGGAATAACAATGCATATTGTCAAGACAACGAAATCTCATGGTATAACTGGCAACTTTTAAAGAAAAATTATGACCTATTCCGTTTTTGTAAAGGCATGATACAATTTCGTCGAGAGAACCCAGCATTACGGAAAGTAACTTTTTTTGATGGGATTCCGAAATATGGGCATCAAAAATGGGCAGATATAACGTGGTATAATGCGGAGGGAAATCCTGTTAATTGGGAAGGTGATGATTCTGTTTTCGGTTTTAGGATTGATTCGGCGATAAACGATGGTTACTCACTATTCGTTATTTTCAATAATACACCTTATTTGAGGAATTTTCTTATTACTGCGGAACCATGGCGATTAAGGGTAAATACTGCGGAACTCCCACCACGTGATTATTTTGAACGACATCAGGCGAAAATTGTGTCTCAACGAACATTAACTGTCCAACCACGCTCTATGATTATCCTTGAAGCCTACAATAAGAATAAGGAATAA
- a CDS encoding FG-GAP-like repeat-containing protein, with protein sequence MFSIKVPYFVLTITCLSFVCPLKCSCLNNIPPYPENPFIINLDIPAPDDSAGSLIVADLDGDKKMDYIVTRPGYVAGYRWDGKKLWVLNVDIRVGGSAETYGLPGHHGPGVQAGDIDGDCKTEVLFLTNDSILHVVEGKTGKAKWASAPAVPKGAERWEHLAIVNLRGKGDRDIVLQATNKEGYRMGRYVYAFALNKLEKGEYEPLWSQDDFLACAHNGFRVADLDGDKRDEIISGCIIASDGKEVFRLPYLQGHLDSVFIADVRPDIPGLEVVTLEEGANRVFLFGMGGMIWTSDNKHQEPQNAGVGEFALDLLGLEIWCRSRYDTDQKPWVFDANGKIIADYEMRNVAPSDWTNKGIEVINSIYWDGTERQYLCAKERHESGDVAIIDPLTGSFLFRFPEKADRLYVADVAGDWREEIIVLAGNQLHIYQNEEKNPNPKKQRLWKQPLYRRLKTVWNYYSP encoded by the coding sequence ATGTTCTCAATAAAAGTTCCGTATTTTGTTTTGACTATTACCTGTTTATCTTTCGTATGTCCATTAAAATGTTCTTGTCTTAATAATATTCCACCATATCCAGAAAATCCATTTATAATTAATTTAGATATCCCTGCTCCTGATGATAGTGCAGGAAGCTTAATCGTGGCAGACCTTGATGGTGATAAGAAGATGGATTATATCGTAACTCGGCCAGGATATGTAGCAGGGTATCGTTGGGATGGGAAGAAATTGTGGGTTTTAAATGTAGATATTCGTGTTGGTGGTTCTGCGGAAACTTATGGTTTGCCGGGGCATCATGGTCCGGGAGTACAAGCAGGGGATATAGATGGGGATTGTAAAACGGAGGTTTTATTTTTAACAAATGATAGTATTTTACATGTTGTTGAAGGGAAGACAGGCAAGGCAAAATGGGCTTCTGCACCTGCCGTGCCAAAAGGGGCTGAGCGCTGGGAACATTTGGCAATAGTAAATTTAAGGGGTAAAGGTGACCGTGATATTGTTTTGCAAGCAACGAACAAAGAGGGGTATCGTATGGGACGTTATGTATACGCTTTTGCATTGAATAAGTTAGAAAAAGGGGAGTATGAACCCTTGTGGTCACAGGATGATTTTCTTGCATGTGCCCATAATGGTTTTCGAGTGGCTGATTTAGATGGGGATAAACGTGATGAGATTATTAGTGGGTGTATCATCGCTTCAGATGGTAAGGAAGTTTTTCGACTACCATATTTACAAGGGCATTTAGACAGTGTATTTATTGCAGATGTTCGGCCTGATATTCCAGGGTTGGAAGTGGTAACGCTTGAAGAGGGGGCAAATCGAGTTTTCCTCTTTGGTATGGGGGGGATGATATGGACTTCGGATAATAAACATCAGGAACCACAGAATGCAGGGGTTGGAGAGTTTGCATTGGACTTGCTCGGGTTAGAAATCTGGTGTCGAAGTAGATATGATACGGACCAAAAACCATGGGTATTTGATGCAAATGGAAAAATAATTGCGGATTATGAGATGCGAAATGTTGCTCCTTCGGATTGGACAAACAAGGGTATTGAGGTGATAAATTCTATTTATTGGGATGGGACAGAACGGCAGTATCTTTGTGCTAAAGAACGACATGAATCGGGTGATGTGGCTATAATAGACCCGCTCACAGGAAGTTTTCTATTTCGTTTCCCTGAGAAAGCAGACCGATTATATGTTGCTGATGTGGCAGGAGACTGGCGAGAAGAAATTATTGTTTTGGCTGGGAATCAATTGCATATTTACCAGAATGAAGAGAAGAATCCTAATCCCAAGAAACAACGTCTATGGAAGCAACCTTTATATCGGAGGTTGAAAACAGTGTGGAATTATTATTCGCCATGA
- a CDS encoding neutral/alkaline non-lysosomal ceramidase N-terminal domain-containing protein: MNRRSFLKKSVTSLSLVSWSIMRRGSADVHLRVATFKTDATPPLGTPWYPSYKPLDKIEHPLLAKGIIIEENHKRYVLCVIDWCEIINNSYYKLREMIAKAVKTDPNAVFVNTVHQHTAPMCNDNIYEVLAKIENPPPFPAKEAFEPIFQNIVKAVKKAVSSLTPCNAIEVGSAKVEKVASSRRILQPDGKCLTRFSSCKDPVLIEAPEGLIDPYLRTLSFTSKKGKPLARLHFYATHPQSFYGDTRASYDFPGMAREQMETDEGVPHIYFTGCAGDIAAGKYNNGTPEAREQLYQRMLTAMQNSVQSLQKESITNIKLKTIPLIFGHRTDGDYSQESLEKNLNDTTKEPNYRIGSAMEIAWQKRADTIPIPISALHIGSVSILHLPGEPMIEYQLFAQRCVPDRTVLVGAYGDCGPSYICTEESFKQGGYEPSSAGCPPSTEAKLKETIQQVLS, translated from the coding sequence ATGAATCGAAGATCTTTCTTAAAAAAGAGCGTAACATCGTTATCCTTAGTTTCATGGAGTATTATGCGTCGAGGCTCTGCTGATGTTCATCTCCGCGTAGCCACATTTAAAACAGACGCAACTCCGCCATTAGGTACTCCATGGTATCCAAGTTATAAACCATTAGATAAAATTGAGCATCCGTTACTTGCAAAGGGAATTATTATTGAAGAAAATCATAAACGATATGTCCTATGTGTTATCGACTGGTGTGAGATTATTAATAACTCTTATTATAAACTTCGCGAGATGATTGCAAAAGCAGTGAAAACAGACCCAAACGCTGTATTTGTAAACACCGTTCATCAACATACTGCACCGATGTGTAATGATAATATCTACGAAGTTCTTGCCAAAATAGAAAATCCACCGCCTTTCCCTGCGAAAGAAGCCTTTGAGCCAATATTCCAAAATATAGTTAAGGCAGTAAAGAAAGCGGTGTCATCACTTACCCCCTGCAACGCTATTGAAGTAGGTTCTGCAAAGGTAGAGAAGGTTGCGTCCAGTCGACGAATACTTCAGCCAGATGGCAAATGCCTTACACGATTCAGCTCATGTAAAGACCCAGTGTTGATTGAAGCCCCAGAAGGGTTAATAGACCCATACCTACGGACATTAAGTTTCACATCAAAAAAGGGGAAACCACTTGCACGATTACACTTTTACGCAACCCATCCACAAAGTTTCTATGGCGATACACGTGCAAGCTACGACTTCCCTGGGATGGCTCGAGAACAAATGGAAACGGATGAAGGTGTACCTCATATATATTTCACAGGTTGTGCCGGTGATATTGCAGCAGGTAAATATAATAATGGAACACCAGAAGCACGGGAGCAATTATACCAACGAATGCTCACTGCAATGCAGAACTCTGTCCAATCTTTGCAAAAAGAAAGTATTACTAACATTAAATTAAAAACTATTCCTCTAATATTTGGACATAGAACAGACGGCGATTATTCACAGGAAAGTTTAGAGAAGAACTTAAATGATACAACAAAAGAACCCAACTATCGTATTGGGTCTGCGATGGAAATTGCATGGCAGAAACGTGCGGATACTATCCCTATTCCGATTAGTGCATTACATATTGGTAGTGTATCGATACTTCATTTGCCAGGTGAACCGATGATAGAGTATCAACTCTTTGCACAAAGATGTGTGCCAGACCGAACCGTCCTTGTCGGAGCCTACGGCGACTGCGGTCCATCTTATATCTGTACAGAAGAGTCATTTAAACAAGGTGGTTACGAACCTTCATCCGCAGGCTGTCCACCATCCACTGAAGCTAAACTAAAGGAAACTATCCAACAAGTACTCTCATAA
- the groL gene encoding chaperonin GroEL (60 kDa chaperone family; promotes refolding of misfolded polypeptides especially under stressful conditions; forms two stacked rings of heptamers to form a barrel-shaped 14mer; ends can be capped by GroES; misfolded proteins enter the barrel where they are refolded when GroES binds), with product MAAKQLEFGEDARRRVLAGVVKLSKAVKATLGPKGRNVVLEKKWGAPTVTKDGVSVAKEIELEDKYENMGAQMVKEVASKTSDVAGDGTTTATILAEAIFREGMRNVAAGSNPMALKRGIEKAVDAVVDRLAKMSKQVKNDRDVLRNVATISANGDTEIGNIIAEAMEKVGNDGTITVEEAKGIETTLEIVEGMQFDKGYLSPYFVTNTETMECVLENCYILIHEKKISSLKDLLPLLEQIAKSGKPLLIIAEDVEGEALATLVVNKIRGTIQCCAVKAPGFGDRRKAMLEDIAILTGGLAITEDLGRSLENITLSDLGCAKRVVIDKDTTTIVEGAGKNSDIMGRINLIRRQIEETTSDYDREKLQERLAKLAGGVAVINVGAATEIEMKEKKARVEDALHATRAAVEEGIVPGGGVALLRCQEAIDELKLEGDELIGAQIVKRALEEPLRQLAANAGDEGATVVQNVKAKKGSIGYNAETGEYEDLLKSGIIDPTKVTRCALQNAASIASLLLTTEVLVAELPEPEKKTPGPGAGGMEDMY from the coding sequence ATGGCAGCAAAACAATTGGAATTCGGTGAAGATGCTCGACGGAGAGTTCTGGCGGGCGTTGTCAAACTGAGTAAAGCAGTAAAAGCCACATTGGGCCCCAAAGGACGCAACGTTGTCCTTGAAAAGAAATGGGGTGCCCCTACTGTAACAAAAGACGGTGTAAGTGTAGCAAAGGAAATTGAATTAGAAGATAAGTATGAAAACATGGGTGCCCAGATGGTAAAAGAGGTGGCATCCAAAACTTCCGATGTCGCTGGTGATGGAACGACAACCGCAACCATTCTTGCAGAAGCCATCTTCCGTGAAGGTATGCGGAATGTTGCCGCGGGTTCCAACCCAATGGCACTCAAACGTGGTATAGAGAAGGCAGTAGATGCTGTCGTTGACCGCTTAGCAAAAATGAGCAAGCAGGTTAAAAATGACCGCGATGTCTTACGCAATGTTGCCACAATTTCTGCCAACGGTGATACTGAAATCGGTAATATCATTGCTGAAGCCATGGAAAAAGTCGGCAATGATGGCACCATTACCGTTGAAGAAGCCAAAGGGATTGAGACCACTCTTGAAATCGTGGAAGGAATGCAGTTTGATAAAGGTTACTTGTCTCCATATTTTGTAACCAATACAGAGACAATGGAATGCGTCCTTGAAAACTGCTATATTCTTATTCACGAGAAGAAAATATCCAGTCTAAAAGATTTGCTACCTCTATTAGAACAAATTGCCAAGAGTGGTAAGCCTTTGCTAATCATCGCTGAGGATGTTGAAGGTGAGGCACTGGCAACATTGGTAGTAAACAAGATTCGTGGAACAATACAATGCTGTGCCGTAAAAGCCCCAGGATTTGGCGACCGTCGTAAAGCCATGTTAGAAGACATCGCTATTCTGACTGGCGGTTTGGCTATTACCGAAGACTTGGGTCGCTCTTTAGAGAATATTACATTGAGCGATTTGGGTTGTGCCAAACGCGTCGTGATTGATAAAGACACCACAACCATCGTTGAAGGTGCGGGCAAAAACTCTGACATTATGGGTAGAATTAACCTAATCCGTCGTCAAATTGAAGAAACCACCTCCGACTATGACCGTGAAAAATTACAAGAACGGTTAGCTAAATTAGCTGGTGGTGTTGCAGTTATTAATGTCGGTGCAGCCACAGAAATCGAGATGAAAGAAAAGAAAGCCCGTGTTGAAGATGCCCTTCACGCAACCCGCGCAGCGGTTGAAGAAGGTATCGTCCCAGGTGGTGGCGTAGCACTACTTCGTTGCCAGGAAGCCATTGACGAGTTGAAATTAGAGGGTGACGAACTTATCGGTGCCCAAATTGTAAAACGCGCACTGGAAGAGCCACTCCGTCAATTGGCAGCAAACGCCGGTGACGAAGGTGCCACCGTGGTACAAAATGTCAAGGCAAAGAAGGGAAGTATTGGCTACAATGCAGAAACTGGTGAATACGAAGATTTACTAAAATCTGGTATCATTGACCCCACTAAAGTAACCCGCTGTGCTTTACAAAACGCAGCAAGTATTGCCAGCCTACTGTTAACAACCGAAGTATTGGTTGCCGAACTACCGGAACCAGAAAAGAAGACACCGGGTCCTGGCGCTGGCGGTATGGAAGACATGTATTAA
- a CDS encoding sialidase family protein, whose amino-acid sequence MRQKTILLISFLVLYFLVMPKPFAEDTDLSFKIETQCAFNYDGDDFCWFHPRLATIPIITNNDYPLILMTLQKHLIVSDYYSGMYTSQTVDGGKTWTSPQPVPELDWIKEDDGLIASVCDVTPGWHAPTKKYLAIGIRVRYDSKGHQVRDRARRVEGAYAIYDPIGNQWTNWLTLQVGGELTNTFSIMPGCTQWLINEDGTILLPIYFAKTQDDNNENYSATVTHFKFDGQKLEFIEHGDIITHNIPRGMCEPSLAKYKNKYYLTLRNDEKGYVTWSEDGLHYKPIKPWLFDDGTELGSYNTQQHWAVHSDGLFLVYTRKGANNDHIIRHRAPLFIARVNADPDALCVVRSTEKVVFPERGATMGNFGVSAVSPEETWVTVGEGMFKNARQRGAQGCVLVGRIIWSKPNQQVIPLLNSFPRNQK is encoded by the coding sequence ATGAGACAAAAGACGATATTACTTATTAGTTTTTTAGTTCTTTATTTCTTAGTAATGCCAAAACCTTTTGCGGAGGATACAGACCTTAGCTTCAAAATCGAAACTCAATGTGCCTTTAATTATGATGGAGATGATTTCTGCTGGTTTCATCCACGCTTAGCAACAATTCCTATAATTACAAATAATGATTATCCCCTTATACTAATGACACTCCAGAAACATCTGATAGTGTCCGATTATTATTCAGGTATGTATACGTCTCAAACTGTAGATGGTGGTAAAACATGGACTTCGCCTCAACCCGTTCCAGAATTAGACTGGATAAAGGAAGATGATGGACTCATTGCGAGTGTTTGTGATGTTACTCCAGGTTGGCATGCTCCAACAAAAAAATATCTTGCTATTGGTATTCGTGTCCGTTATGACTCAAAAGGACATCAAGTCCGTGACCGTGCACGTCGTGTAGAAGGTGCCTATGCCATTTATGACCCAATTGGAAACCAATGGACAAATTGGCTTACATTGCAGGTAGGTGGAGAACTTACAAATACTTTCTCAATCATGCCTGGCTGTACACAATGGCTTATTAATGAGGATGGCACCATATTGTTACCTATATACTTTGCCAAGACTCAAGATGATAATAATGAGAATTATTCTGCAACTGTGACTCATTTTAAGTTTGATGGTCAAAAATTAGAGTTTATTGAACATGGTGATATTATTACTCATAATATACCTCGTGGGATGTGTGAACCATCTCTTGCTAAATACAAGAACAAATACTATCTGACATTACGTAATGATGAAAAAGGGTATGTAACATGGAGTGAAGATGGCTTACATTACAAGCCGATTAAACCGTGGCTGTTTGATGATGGAACTGAATTGGGTAGTTACAATACCCAACAACACTGGGCAGTTCATAGTGACGGCTTATTCTTGGTTTATACCCGAAAAGGTGCGAACAACGACCATATTATTCGACATCGTGCCCCGTTATTCATAGCCCGTGTCAATGCTGACCCTGATGCTTTGTGTGTTGTCAGAAGCACCGAAAAAGTTGTGTTTCCAGAACGAGGGGCTACGATGGGGAATTTCGGTGTTTCTGCGGTATCTCCAGAGGAAACATGGGTTACTGTTGGTGAGGGTATGTTTAAAAATGCACGCCAGCGGGGTGCTCAGGGGTGTGTCCTTGTCGGTAGAATTATATGGTCAAAACCGAATCAGCAGGTTATACCTTTATTAAATAGTTTTCCAAGAAATCAGAAATAA
- a CDS encoding TIGR03960 family B12-binding radical SAM protein, which produces MNHKNSSENRKVFWNEILPQVERPSRYLGTEWNAIHKNIENIQLRIALVFPDLYELGLGNLGLHILYALLNQKSHIWAERVYAPAPDLERLLRQKNIPLFLWESKDSVNIVDLIGFTLQSELTFTTVLNILNLSHIPILSKERTEKDPLICAGGPCCFNPEPMAPFIDFFVIGDGEEIILHIADILLQSKSATRLEKLERLSQLNGVYVPSFYQCSETPNGSVIPNLSKKIHRAVTSQLTDENYITKYIVPYTSLIHEGLSIEVMRGCTHGCRFCLAGCISRPVRERSSEQVQTIVSSLLPTTGLETVSLVSLSTCDHSQIEQLLNDTLILTNPTITSVALPSLRLDSFSVLLADAVSPIRRSGLTFAPEAGSERLRNVINKSVTDEDLMEIIRIAFKKGWTHVKLYFMIGLPTETDGDIEALINLTVRCLHEARKIRSSAHIHLGISTFVPKPWTPFQWAPQISLNDIKEKQKRILKELKKYKAIKINFHVPESSFIEGLISRGDRRTSNVILSAWRLGAKLETSSDNVNIEYWYKALEEHNLTAEEFLRHREETETFPWDFIDPGIEKKWLYKEWLNAQRGNLTYDCRGTQCNLCGIQKWKELRCIHWQNKERTDTTKTEKTNLLPTNVDYLNKKPVQRILLNVSKIGSARFLSHLEFQNTWIRILRRAQLPVLYSSGYHAHARISLALPAPVGETVIKEYLETWLYTELPIPEIKERITQQLPKGILVHDIQTIPLTLSSVMERAKAIHYALLIQSSEPIEDALYHKLITYIQSSLLQLLNEEVNKLHLPNFIVPFHYDPEMKIYLIQWLTPIIKGKFIKPSQIKTYVKETNPNISIQTFRINTYLDTLPNKIIPITISEIRQFINNY; this is translated from the coding sequence ATGAATCATAAAAATAGTTCAGAAAACCGAAAAGTATTTTGGAATGAGATTCTTCCTCAAGTAGAACGTCCTTCGCGATATTTAGGGACAGAGTGGAATGCTATCCACAAGAATATTGAAAACATACAGCTCCGAATAGCCCTTGTTTTTCCAGATCTTTACGAACTTGGATTAGGTAATTTAGGTCTACATATCTTATATGCATTGTTAAATCAAAAATCGCATATCTGGGCTGAGCGTGTATATGCTCCAGCCCCCGATTTAGAGAGACTTCTCCGACAAAAAAATATTCCCCTCTTCCTTTGGGAGTCTAAAGACTCTGTGAATATTGTGGATTTAATAGGCTTTACCCTACAATCTGAGTTAACTTTTACGACGGTATTAAATATTCTGAACCTATCCCATATACCTATACTCTCCAAAGAACGGACAGAAAAAGACCCATTGATATGTGCTGGTGGTCCTTGCTGTTTTAATCCAGAACCGATGGCACCATTTATCGATTTCTTTGTAATAGGTGATGGAGAGGAGATTATCTTACACATAGCAGACATATTATTACAATCCAAATCTGCTACGAGATTAGAAAAGTTAGAACGGTTATCCCAATTAAATGGAGTTTATGTGCCTTCTTTTTACCAATGTAGTGAAACTCCAAATGGTAGTGTAATTCCAAATCTATCAAAAAAAATTCACCGTGCTGTGACATCACAACTCACCGATGAGAATTACATCACAAAATATATTGTTCCATATACCTCCTTAATTCATGAAGGTCTTTCTATCGAAGTCATGCGAGGTTGTACTCATGGTTGTCGATTTTGCCTTGCTGGCTGTATATCACGACCTGTTCGCGAACGTTCTTCTGAACAAGTCCAAACAATAGTGTCATCATTACTTCCCACTACTGGATTAGAAACTGTCAGTTTAGTATCCCTATCTACATGCGACCATTCTCAAATAGAGCAATTGCTAAATGACACGTTAATATTGACAAACCCTACAATAACCAGTGTAGCCTTACCTTCACTGCGTTTGGACTCCTTTTCCGTTCTCTTAGCCGATGCCGTTTCTCCAATACGACGTAGCGGGCTGACTTTTGCTCCGGAAGCCGGTTCAGAACGACTCAGAAATGTAATCAATAAATCCGTAACAGATGAAGACTTAATGGAAATTATCCGCATCGCTTTCAAAAAAGGTTGGACACATGTGAAACTTTATTTCATGATAGGGTTGCCTACAGAAACAGATGGAGACATTGAGGCATTAATTAACTTAACTGTTCGATGCCTCCATGAAGCAAGGAAGATACGCTCCTCTGCACATATTCACCTCGGTATTTCAACCTTTGTCCCCAAACCTTGGACACCCTTCCAATGGGCTCCACAAATTTCATTAAATGACATTAAAGAAAAACAAAAGAGAATATTAAAAGAATTAAAAAAATATAAAGCAATAAAAATTAATTTTCATGTGCCAGAATCTTCTTTTATAGAAGGACTGATAAGTCGTGGTGACCGCAGAACGAGTAATGTAATTCTTTCCGCATGGAGATTAGGAGCAAAGTTAGAAACATCATCCGATAATGTTAACATTGAATATTGGTACAAGGCGTTAGAAGAACACAATCTCACTGCAGAAGAATTTCTACGCCACCGTGAAGAAACAGAGACATTTCCATGGGACTTTATTGACCCTGGAATTGAAAAAAAATGGCTTTACAAAGAATGGCTAAATGCCCAACGGGGTAATCTCACGTATGATTGTAGAGGAACTCAATGCAACCTTTGTGGTATTCAAAAGTGGAAAGAGTTGCGATGTATCCATTGGCAAAACAAAGAACGAACAGATACTACCAAAACAGAAAAGACAAACCTTTTACCAACCAATGTAGATTATTTGAATAAAAAACCTGTCCAACGAATTCTTCTCAACGTGTCTAAAATTGGCTCCGCTCGTTTTCTCAGTCATCTCGAATTCCAAAACACATGGATTCGCATCCTCCGTCGTGCTCAGCTTCCTGTTCTTTACTCATCTGGGTATCATGCCCATGCACGAATTAGTTTGGCACTACCTGCCCCTGTCGGTGAAACCGTTATAAAAGAATATCTCGAAACATGGCTCTATACCGAGCTTCCTATCCCTGAAATTAAAGAACGGATTACCCAGCAACTCCCAAAGGGTATTCTGGTTCATGATATTCAAACAATCCCTTTAACATTATCTTCTGTTATGGAACGGGCTAAAGCCATTCATTATGCACTTTTAATACAATCTTCTGAACCTATAGAAGATGCTCTCTACCATAAACTTATAACTTATATACAATCTTCATTACTACAACTGTTAAATGAGGAAGTAAACAAATTACATTTGCCGAATTTTATAGTACCGTTTCATTATGACCCCGAGATGAAAATATATCTTATCCAGTGGCTAACTCCAATTATAAAAGGAAAATTTATAAAACCAAGCCAGATTAAGACATACGTAAAAGAAACAAATCCCAACATTTCCATTCAAACATTTCGTATAAACACATATCTCGATACTCTGCCCAACAAAATTATACCTATTACCATTTCTGAAATAAGACAATTCATCAATAACTACTAA